Proteins encoded by one window of Dendropsophus ebraccatus isolate aDenEbr1 chromosome 4, aDenEbr1.pat, whole genome shotgun sequence:
- the LOC138790087 gene encoding putative ferric-chelate reductase 1, translating into MVGHFIVTDPKSQILNCREKVNSMVYDKDSSIKSKVWAVWVAPASVSKVIFIARFLQSKKTFWVESPELVVSSSAASSLIGRIQLHRSDVTLSDTKADVSAASNVTHKKHKSHIIVKTHGALMLIAWMTTGSLGMIMARYFKTAAKRPILGKALWFQAHIVFMVLTVAATIVSFVLSFVEHRGWAYDVSTHAILGCLVMILAIIQPFVSILRPSPQSDMRFFFNWFHAVNALLIKVLAVTNLFLGFQFIDYKLGWLVNTMGGFVGWEALAFFCLEINSDLARKEKQKLGDSESPEALVKAEVYLLLIYLCGNMAFLVALLVGIGIS; encoded by the exons ATGGTCGGACATTTCATTGTGACGGACCCTAAGTCACAAATTCTCAACTGCAGAGAGAAAGTG AATTCCATGGTTTACGATAAAGATTCAAGTATTAAATCCAAGGTCTGGGCAGTGTGGGTGGCACCGGCATCAGTCAGCAAGGTTATATTCAT aGCGAGATTTCTGCAATCAAAGAAAACCTTCTGGGTGGAAAGTCCGGAGCTTGTG GTTTCCTCCAGTGCAGCGAGCAGCCTGATCG GGAGGATCCAGTTACACAGGTCGGATGTGACCCTCAGTGACACCAAAGCTGACGTCTCTGCCGCTTCCAACGTGACCCACAAAAAGCACAAAAGTCACATAATAGTAAAGACTCACG GGGCGCTCATGCTCATCGCCTGGATGACTACAGGAAGTTTAGGGATGATCATGGCTCGATATTTCAAAACTGCTGCAAAGAGACCAATTCTGGGCAAAGCACTTTGGTTCCAG GCTCACATAGTGTTCATGGTTTTGACGGTGGCTGCGACAATAGTATCTTTTGTGTTGTCGTTTGTGGAGCATCGAGGATGGGCGTAT GATGTCAGCACTCATGCTATCCTTGGATGCCTTGTGATGATCCTGGCTATTATCCAGCCCTTTGTTAGCATCTTACGACCTTCACCGCAGAGCGACAT gagATTCTTTTTCAATTGGTTTCATGCTGTCAATGCGCTCCTGATAAAAGTCCTGGCAG TGACCAATCTCTTCCTGGGCTTCCAGTTCATTGACTATAAGCTCGGCTGGCTGGTGAACACCATGGGAGGCTTCGTCGGCTGGGAGGCTTTAGCCTTTTTTTGCTTAGAGATTAATAGCGACCTGGCacgaaaag AAAAGCAGAAATTAGGAGACTCGGAAAGCCCAGAAGCCTTG GTGAAGGCTGAGGTTTACCTGCTGCTCATCTACCTGTGCGGGAACATGGCCTTCCTGGTGGCTCTGCTAGTTGGAATCGGGATCTCATAG